A segment of the Lolium perenne isolate Kyuss_39 chromosome 3, Kyuss_2.0, whole genome shotgun sequence genome:
GCTAACTATAATGTACTTCTCTGCCTAACTAAATCTACCGGCTAACTAAAAATCTTGACAGAGCGTCATGTTCATCACAAGGGACAATGGAGAGTGTCATGTCATGTTCATGTGAGGAACTAAAATAAGTACCAACAGTTTAGGTTCAGGTGAGATAAGTACCAAGAGTGTAATTATTCAGAGGACTCACATTTCTGTTAGCTAGTATGGCACGGTAAATAAGAACTCCCATCTGAAGCTACATGCCTGAGAAATGAGAGGAACACATGTATATCAGTGAAACTAACAAGTGGAAGCTTTGATGCAGTTATCAGAAAAGAAGAAGTTACAAGGGGGGATTCCAGGCGAAGCGAGGGTACGACCTTGATGCCATTATATCCTCTTCGAGCAGACGCGTCCGAAGCTTAGTTGCATTGGCATAGTAGTCTGTAGGTTGAAGATGGTAAAATTCTGAAGCTTTTATGATTGCACCCAAGAAGCAATTCGCGTCCTTCCATATATGTGGAGATTACTTCCAAATATGCCTCCAGCGTAATTACTGGCCCGATTACTCCCAAATATACCTGGAGCGTGATTGCTTCCAAATTAGATACTGCTCCCGATTACTGGAGCGTGATTGCTCCCGATTACTGTATGTGGAGATTAACTGCCTGATATGTGCTTCCATATATGTCCTGCTTTGCCTGATACTACTGGCCCATTATGGCCCAAGTTGGCGTGGTGGGAATCCCAAATGACGACCAAAATCTTGACGTATTGTTCTGGTTGGCAGAATAAGAAATATCTTCCTCcttttttaagtagtgtagatgtaGAAGATGGTGGAGTAGACATCGGCGTATCGGTCTCAAGGACGGGGCTGAGGTTTTTCTGGATGTGTGGATGTGTGTTGAATTTGGGAACGCTACTCGATGCTTGCGTCGGTACTGAGGTCCGAGAAGCTTGATTGCCTTCAACCTATCCTGCTAGTACCAGCCGTGCTCCTGCGTGGAGAAGGGGAAAAAAATGTCACAAAAATTACTACGTACTTGGGTGAGTCGATCGGTCAACGCGCGCGTGCGATCGTGGAGCCATGCCCCATGCGCACGCAATGACGCAACAGGCACATTGCACTCCACCCCCGCATCACCGGCCATGACGGACACCATGTGCACCCCAGTTCCCCAAATAACGCCCGTCTAGTCCAGGATTCAGGTGATCTATTCGTCTAGTTAGAGCACTCCAGCCGTCTCTCTGACGAGTCCTTCAGCACCTTTTTTGCTTCATCGGAACGGTCCTGTTTGGTCCAGCCATTACTTCGGTTTCTCGTTTCCTCCCGAAAAAAAGCCCTTAATCCATTCGGAGAGCCCAGACCATCCCCGTTAACCGAGACGCGTTCAGGGGAGTTCGGACAAAAAAGAATGCGCGCGAAACGTCGAGCGGGCTCGCGGTGTCGGCCACAGAAAGGCTAGTTCTCTCCATTTGTTTTGTTTTCCCTCAAAATTGCGCCGCATATCCCCATTCCACCCCCGGGAACGGCGTTGGCGCGTCGTTCGGCGGGATGCCACTGCCGAACAACGGTGTGATGCACGCGATGATCACGTTGGGCTCCATAACCGCCGCGTCGAGCATGGGTTTCTTCACGCAAGAGAAGACCAGAGCACGCCGGCCAGCCCTTGATTCCCGTCCACGGCGTATCGACAGCAAGCTTGGAGATTTGGGCAACGGTTGTAGCCACATACGTTCCCCCTAAGAATCTTTGATCTTTCCCGCCGGTCAGCCACGGATGCACGGGAGGGAGTCCAGTGGTGGCTGCAGGCTCTGATCGGGGCCGTCCAAGTCGCCGGGCGTGACTCTTGACCCAGCAAAGATACATTGACCAGTCATTCTCCTTCCGCAGGCACAGCGCAGCCCCTCCTCCAAGTCTCAAGTCCTTGCTCGCGTGTTAAAAGCCGGGCGGCCGGCCACGCCACCTCCAACCAGTCGATCCCCAACTCGCCAGCGCACCACTACCCTGCTCAGCCTGACACCCGGTCTACGCCATTCCGTAATCAGCAGTATACACGATTGCAGGAGCCATGCTCGGGAGGAAGCAGAGAGGAGGCTCGTCGCCGCCCAAGCCCCACGCGGAGGACGCGGGCTTCGCCGGCGCCACCCACGGCCACGGCGCCGGGCAGGAGGTGCAGCTCGACGAGGCAGCTCGGGAGAGGCTGGACCGCATGAACCGGCGGCTGAGGCTGCTGGAGCAGCAGATGGAGACGCTGGAGGCGGAGCTCGGGAGGGCCAGCGCCGCCGACAACAGCTACGAGTAGCCAGCTTGAAGCTTTCTTTCGCTTTTCGTTTCTTGCTGATGAGAGAATACGAAGTAGGAGTACGATCTTTGCTTGCTTCGTGCGATCGAGAGGTCTGATCCTCTGGCTCGTTTGGAAAAGCATGTGCAGACATGAGCTCATCTTGTCACTTTCAACTCCTGTGGAAAATTCCCTAAAAAATACAGTACTAATGTGGAAAATGGCTGCTGTCTAAGCATGCATGCTTGACCTTTGACTTTGTACAACGGACCGCGGAGTTCAGACATAAACGAGCTCACTGAAGTTATCTTAACAGATTCGCAACTCTTTTTGCCAGTTCAAGTTTCACACCATTAGATTGCATCATGATTTATGCTAGCTGAGTTGCAACATAAGTTGCAACCGAGATTTAGTTGCACACGAGGTTGTAACTGAGCTTTTACTACATAAAACATGGTTTGCCACTGAGAACAATAACAAAGTTGCAACTGAGGCTTTACTACCTGCAGCATGGTTTGCCACTAAGATGTTGCAACTAAGGTTTTACTACCTGCAACATGGTTTGCAACTGAGGGCAATAATCTTGACCGTTGAATTGCTTAAAGATTTTTGTTAGTCTGAATTGCAACTGAAATTCATCGACATCACGTGACTGATAACTAGTTATTCTATGTCGACTGAGAATTAGTCGCATCTCATCTTCAGAACGTCCACAGGCACCATTGTTCTAGAATCTTCCATTACCAAGTTTGAATTGATGGAGACAGGCTTAAAATCAAAATTTCGAAGGGACTAGATCAGATCATCTGTAAAGCTGTCCAGCACCTTACTTAAAAATACTTAATATAGCAAATTTCCAGCTTCATTTTCGGAGACGTGTCCTCTTTGACATGCAGGCACATACAGGCTTAGAAGAGTTCACCAAGACCTTACGTACATCAGCCCAATTTTAGCTTTCAGTTTCCAGCAGAACTTTACAGAACATAATTTTCGCTCGGAACGAAATCCATCCAAAGTACAAGAGCATGATACAGATATATAGTACCTTCACATCCAAactaaaacaaaaaacaaaaagaaaatgcAAAATTACTGAGACACAACACGACGCACAGATGCATCTGACTGCGACAACCACATGATAACACATCGAGCATCACCGCATTGCTACTCACAAGCCAGCTTCGTACCAAAGCTGCTGAGGCTGATGGCAAAAGCTTGAAATGCTGAGAGTGGCTGCCGATAATCCATCGTGAAGATATCATCGTCGACCTTACCAAATTGCAGCAGAACCGTCTCCGCATCCTTGGAGCTAGTAAGGTCATTGGGGTCGGCAGCAGCAGCCAGCTGGAAATTCTTGACGGACGCAACTGTTACCCGCCCGTGGAAGTTCAGGCACCAGCACTGCAAGTGCTCGTGCCAGCGGGGAGCTTTGTTTCTTAAAACCGTGGTCCCCGTGGGCTTGCAGACCTTTGTCTTGAGGGAGTTTTCCCAGGTATCCTGAGTTGACGGGCACTCGAGTGCACAATACATTCGCCTGGG
Coding sequences within it:
- the LOC127338528 gene encoding uncharacterized protein, giving the protein MLGRKQRGGSSPPKPHAEDAGFAGATHGHGAGQEVQLDEAARERLDRMNRRLRLLEQQMETLEAELGRASAADNSYE